In Chelmon rostratus isolate fCheRos1 chromosome 20, fCheRos1.pri, whole genome shotgun sequence, a single window of DNA contains:
- the garem gene encoding GRB2-associated and regulator of MAPK protein 1 isoform X2 encodes MDLGTMLYNNLKDVTWSTTSLPLDQLVSAYRLPQIAKLDNGQLVEGLRDNDYLLIHSCRQWTTITAHSLEEGHYVIGPKIEIPVHYEGQFKLLEQDRDVKEPVQYFNSVEEVAKAFPERVYVMEEITFNVKMASGECNEDTEVYNITLSTGDELTLMGQAEILYAKTSKEKSRFNTIFKKIGKLNSISKIGRGKMPCLICMNHRTNESISLPFQCKGRFSTCSPLELQMQDGEHTIRNIVEKTRLPVNVTVPSSPPRNHHDLHLIREGHRYKLVNIQTKTVVVCCILRSNKIIPIHFPFHMAMPRFIIPEELLQGELWLDTMVHRWFTFCQEQFDIDDYSRAVRDVRTDWNDDGKSPKKSSGNGNCSGSSGGSSSSNGCPNHMQIPSSLTYARDELTQSFHRLSVCVYGSNLHGNSEVNLQGCMTLCGDWSLLPSDSIPSDSGENEHFFPELLDSTHQQPSLNKSDLPYEELWLDHLRGQIPKSSLSEGIRGINNGCGTTAALSYPLTCPLGAVTSSDVSLTPPPVPPKSEAVKEECRLLNAPPIPPRSLKQMPSVPILSKPRQQETRSPSPTLSYYSSGLHNIGASEQEVPDPQEHMCYPCNWGKSNSTEPNTTSPSGSLPSDGVSSRLSWPNNFTGGESHSMDEFLPASCRSYYSYPRKRSPSTPKTCTSSLVDFDGREHAHCSKDFGLQKASLNQFCTKSASYNSEMYRVKPIEECNTKQSLSCPILPPRTPKSNATTTCTDVLSGSVCNSEQETSNSSHAQHEQGTTEIYSISNSLTPNCPPFSATAQWQPPSSLAGLSIEEVSKSLRFIGLPDDIVALFMSEKIDGNLLLQLTEEILSEDFKLSKLQVKKLMQFINGWRPKI; translated from the exons ATGGACCTTGGAACAATGTTGTACAACAATTTAAAAGATGTTACATGGAGCACGACGTCTTTACCATTAGATCAACTTGTCAGCGCTTATAGGTTGCCTCAAATTGCCAAACTGGATAACG GTCAGTTGGTTGAAGGTCTCAGAGACAATGACTACCTCTTGATTCATTCCTGCCGTCAGTGGACGACTATTACTGCTCACAGTCTGGAGGAGGGACATTATGTCATTGGGCCCAAAATAGAGATTCCAGTGCACTATGAAG GCCAGTTTAAGCTACTGGAGCAGGACAGAGATGTCAAGGAGCCTGTGCAGTACTTCAACAGTGTGGAGGAGGTGGCCAAAGCATTCCCTGAAAGGGTATACGTCATGGAAGAAATCACATTCAATGTTAAG ATGGCATCAGGGGAATGCAATGAAGACACTGAAGTTTACAACATTACACTAAGCACCGGTGATGAACTGACATTAATGGGCCAGGCTGAGATCCTGTATGCCAAGACCTCCAAAGAAAAATCAAGATTCAACACTATTTTCAAGAAGATTGGGAAGCTAAACTCCATCAGTAAGATTGGTCGAGGCAAGATGCCTTGCTTGATCTGCATGAACCACCGCACCAACGAGAGCATCAGCCTGCCTTTCCAGTGCAAAGGCAGGTTCAGCACCTGTAGCCCGCTGGAGCTTCAGATGCAGGACGGCGAGCACACCATCAGGAACATTGTGGAGAAAACCCGTCTTCCGGTCAATGTGACAGTACCCAGCAGTCCACCCCGCAACCACCATGACCTTCACCTTATCCGTGAGGGCCATCGCTACAAATTGGTCAACATTCAGACGAAAACGGTGGTTGTGTGCTGCATTCTGCGAAGCAACAAAATTATCCCCATCCATTTTCCCTTTCACATGGCCATGCCTAGATTTATTATTCCAGAAGAACTGCTGCAAGGAGAGTTGTGGCTGGATACTATGGTACATCGCTGGTTCACCTTCTGCCAGGAGCAGTTTGACATAGACGACTATTCTCGTGCCGTCCGGGATGTGAGGACAGACTGGAACGATGATGGTAAGAGCCCGAAGAAGAGCAGCGGGAATGGTAATTGCAGTGGAAGCAgcggaggcagcagcagctccaacgGGTGTCCCAACCACATGCAGATTCCCAGCTCTTTAACCTACGCCCGGGATGAACTCACCCAGTCCTTCCACcgactgtctgtgtgtgtgtatggcagCAACCTGCACGGTAACAGTGAGGTGAACTTGCAGGGCTGTATGACTCTGTGTGGAGATTGGTCTCTTCTGCCCTCTGATAGCATCCCTTCAGACTCGGGAGAAAATGAACACTTTTTCCCTGAGCTGTTGGACAGCACACACCAACAGCCATCCCTCAACAAGTCTGACCTTCCCTACGAGGAGCTGTGGTTGGATCACTTGAGAGGTCAGATCCCAAAATCGTCTTTAAGTGAGGGGATTCGAGGCATCAACAATGGCTGTGGTACAACAGCAGCCCTGTCATACCCACTCACTTGTCCTCTTGGTGCAGTAACCAGCTCAGATGTGTCTCTTACTCCACCACCGGTCCCACCCAAGTCTGAAGCT GTGAAGGAAGAATGCCGTCTTTTGAATGCCCCACCAATTCCTCCACGAAGTTTGAAACAGATGCCGTCAGTGCCCATCCTGTCTAAGCCACGGCAACAAGAGACTCGGTCTCCAAGTCCAACCCTCTCCTATTACTCCTCTGGTCTCCACAACAT TGGAGCATCTGAGCAAGAGGTGCCTGACCCACAAGAGCACATGTGCTACCCCTGTAACTGGGGAAAATCCAACAGCACTGAGCCAAATACAACGTCGCCCAGCGGTAGCCTGCCATCGGATGGGGTGTCATCCAGGTTGTCTTGGCCAAATAACTTCACTGGAGGAGAATCGCACAGCATGGATGAATTTCTTCCAGCCAGCTGTCGAAGCTACTACAGCTACCCCAGAAAGAGATCCCCGAGCACCCCCAAAACCTGTACATCCAGCCTCGTCGACTTCGATGGCCGAGAGCATGCACACTGCAGTAAGGACTTCGGGTTGCAGAAGGCCTCTCTGAATCAGTTTTGCACCAAATCTGCAAGTTACAATTCAGAAATGTACAGAGTCAAGCCAATAGAAGAATGTAACACTAAGCAGAGCCTCTCTTGCCCCATCTTGCCACCGAGAACACCAAAATCAAATGCCACAACAACGTGCACGGACGTACTGTCGGGATCAGTCTGTAACAGTGAGCAGGAAACTTCCAATAGCTCACATGCTCAACATGAGCAGGGCACAACAGAGATTTATTCCATCTCTAACTCATTAACTCCTAACTGTCCACCCTTCTCTGCCACTGCACAGTGGCAGCCCCCGTCCAGTCTGGCTGGTCTCTCTATTGAAGAGGTGTCCAAATCTCTGAGGTTTATTGGCCTGCCGGATGACATTGTTGCTCTGTTCATGTCCGAGAAGATTGATGGGAATTTACTCCTGCAGCTCACTGAGGAGATTTTGTCTGAGGACTTCAAGCTAAGCAAACTGCAGGTGAAGAAACTCATGCAGTTCATAAACGGATGGAGACCCAAGATATAA
- the garem gene encoding GRB2-associated and regulator of MAPK protein 1 isoform X1: MDLGTMLYNNLKDVTWSTTSLPLDQLVSAYRLPQIAKLDNGQLVEGLRDNDYLLIHSCRQWTTITAHSLEEGHYVIGPKIEIPVHYEGQFKLLEQDRDVKEPVQYFNSVEEVAKAFPERVYVMEEITFNVKMASGECNEDTEVYNITLSTGDELTLMGQAEILYAKTSKEKSRFNTIFKKIGKLNSISKIGRGKMPCLICMNHRTNESISLPFQCKGRFSTCSPLELQMQDGEHTIRNIVEKTRLPVNVTVPSSPPRNHHDLHLIREGHRYKLVNIQTKTVVVCCILRSNKIIPIHFPFHMAMPRFIIPEELLQGELWLDTMVHRWFTFCQEQFDIDDYSRAVRDVRTDWNDDGKSPKKSSGNGNCSGSSGGSSSSNGCPNHMQIPSSLTYARDELTQSFHRLSVCVYGSNLHGNSEVNLQGCMTLCGDWSLLPSDSIPSDSGENEHFFPELLDSTHQQPSLNKSDLPYEELWLDHLRGQIPKSSLSEGIRGINNGCGTTAALSYPLTCPLGAVTSSDVSLTPPPVPPKSEAVKEECRLLNAPPIPPRSLKQMPSVPILSKPRQQETRSPSPTLSYYSSGLHNISGASEQEVPDPQEHMCYPCNWGKSNSTEPNTTSPSGSLPSDGVSSRLSWPNNFTGGESHSMDEFLPASCRSYYSYPRKRSPSTPKTCTSSLVDFDGREHAHCSKDFGLQKASLNQFCTKSASYNSEMYRVKPIEECNTKQSLSCPILPPRTPKSNATTTCTDVLSGSVCNSEQETSNSSHAQHEQGTTEIYSISNSLTPNCPPFSATAQWQPPSSLAGLSIEEVSKSLRFIGLPDDIVALFMSEKIDGNLLLQLTEEILSEDFKLSKLQVKKLMQFINGWRPKI; encoded by the exons ATGGACCTTGGAACAATGTTGTACAACAATTTAAAAGATGTTACATGGAGCACGACGTCTTTACCATTAGATCAACTTGTCAGCGCTTATAGGTTGCCTCAAATTGCCAAACTGGATAACG GTCAGTTGGTTGAAGGTCTCAGAGACAATGACTACCTCTTGATTCATTCCTGCCGTCAGTGGACGACTATTACTGCTCACAGTCTGGAGGAGGGACATTATGTCATTGGGCCCAAAATAGAGATTCCAGTGCACTATGAAG GCCAGTTTAAGCTACTGGAGCAGGACAGAGATGTCAAGGAGCCTGTGCAGTACTTCAACAGTGTGGAGGAGGTGGCCAAAGCATTCCCTGAAAGGGTATACGTCATGGAAGAAATCACATTCAATGTTAAG ATGGCATCAGGGGAATGCAATGAAGACACTGAAGTTTACAACATTACACTAAGCACCGGTGATGAACTGACATTAATGGGCCAGGCTGAGATCCTGTATGCCAAGACCTCCAAAGAAAAATCAAGATTCAACACTATTTTCAAGAAGATTGGGAAGCTAAACTCCATCAGTAAGATTGGTCGAGGCAAGATGCCTTGCTTGATCTGCATGAACCACCGCACCAACGAGAGCATCAGCCTGCCTTTCCAGTGCAAAGGCAGGTTCAGCACCTGTAGCCCGCTGGAGCTTCAGATGCAGGACGGCGAGCACACCATCAGGAACATTGTGGAGAAAACCCGTCTTCCGGTCAATGTGACAGTACCCAGCAGTCCACCCCGCAACCACCATGACCTTCACCTTATCCGTGAGGGCCATCGCTACAAATTGGTCAACATTCAGACGAAAACGGTGGTTGTGTGCTGCATTCTGCGAAGCAACAAAATTATCCCCATCCATTTTCCCTTTCACATGGCCATGCCTAGATTTATTATTCCAGAAGAACTGCTGCAAGGAGAGTTGTGGCTGGATACTATGGTACATCGCTGGTTCACCTTCTGCCAGGAGCAGTTTGACATAGACGACTATTCTCGTGCCGTCCGGGATGTGAGGACAGACTGGAACGATGATGGTAAGAGCCCGAAGAAGAGCAGCGGGAATGGTAATTGCAGTGGAAGCAgcggaggcagcagcagctccaacgGGTGTCCCAACCACATGCAGATTCCCAGCTCTTTAACCTACGCCCGGGATGAACTCACCCAGTCCTTCCACcgactgtctgtgtgtgtgtatggcagCAACCTGCACGGTAACAGTGAGGTGAACTTGCAGGGCTGTATGACTCTGTGTGGAGATTGGTCTCTTCTGCCCTCTGATAGCATCCCTTCAGACTCGGGAGAAAATGAACACTTTTTCCCTGAGCTGTTGGACAGCACACACCAACAGCCATCCCTCAACAAGTCTGACCTTCCCTACGAGGAGCTGTGGTTGGATCACTTGAGAGGTCAGATCCCAAAATCGTCTTTAAGTGAGGGGATTCGAGGCATCAACAATGGCTGTGGTACAACAGCAGCCCTGTCATACCCACTCACTTGTCCTCTTGGTGCAGTAACCAGCTCAGATGTGTCTCTTACTCCACCACCGGTCCCACCCAAGTCTGAAGCT GTGAAGGAAGAATGCCGTCTTTTGAATGCCCCACCAATTCCTCCACGAAGTTTGAAACAGATGCCGTCAGTGCCCATCCTGTCTAAGCCACGGCAACAAGAGACTCGGTCTCCAAGTCCAACCCTCTCCTATTACTCCTCTGGTCTCCACAACAT TAGTGGAGCATCTGAGCAAGAGGTGCCTGACCCACAAGAGCACATGTGCTACCCCTGTAACTGGGGAAAATCCAACAGCACTGAGCCAAATACAACGTCGCCCAGCGGTAGCCTGCCATCGGATGGGGTGTCATCCAGGTTGTCTTGGCCAAATAACTTCACTGGAGGAGAATCGCACAGCATGGATGAATTTCTTCCAGCCAGCTGTCGAAGCTACTACAGCTACCCCAGAAAGAGATCCCCGAGCACCCCCAAAACCTGTACATCCAGCCTCGTCGACTTCGATGGCCGAGAGCATGCACACTGCAGTAAGGACTTCGGGTTGCAGAAGGCCTCTCTGAATCAGTTTTGCACCAAATCTGCAAGTTACAATTCAGAAATGTACAGAGTCAAGCCAATAGAAGAATGTAACACTAAGCAGAGCCTCTCTTGCCCCATCTTGCCACCGAGAACACCAAAATCAAATGCCACAACAACGTGCACGGACGTACTGTCGGGATCAGTCTGTAACAGTGAGCAGGAAACTTCCAATAGCTCACATGCTCAACATGAGCAGGGCACAACAGAGATTTATTCCATCTCTAACTCATTAACTCCTAACTGTCCACCCTTCTCTGCCACTGCACAGTGGCAGCCCCCGTCCAGTCTGGCTGGTCTCTCTATTGAAGAGGTGTCCAAATCTCTGAGGTTTATTGGCCTGCCGGATGACATTGTTGCTCTGTTCATGTCCGAGAAGATTGATGGGAATTTACTCCTGCAGCTCACTGAGGAGATTTTGTCTGAGGACTTCAAGCTAAGCAAACTGCAGGTGAAGAAACTCATGCAGTTCATAAACGGATGGAGACCCAAGATATAA